A genomic segment from Montipora foliosa isolate CH-2021 chromosome 9, ASM3666993v2, whole genome shotgun sequence encodes:
- the LOC137972025 gene encoding decapping and exoribonuclease protein-like codes for MKSSSRETEIFQAKKARSNASKTKSSFTVSPIEAFRGELPFYRQPTEVGCFSLDDKRSFHDDNRQLRLFSPPHNINFDLRAGYKDFVKRDDGEKEGLEHLLQWTNRHKEKFEIIHSPTSERFAREKPPLPSLHTDFITWRGHLTKIMCTPYEKRDSWQMAATLYNGTIYISEVETEENRHKRENMEEKHKEMCYWGYNFESFVTSPLDKNSKLQNGKGKAGKYANNDSEAFITVIRTRLDKHSLVFGAEVDCCAEKNGAAPANYIELKTSIQPHHHNQHFSFKRYKLIKWWAQSYLAGVPKIICGFRDHHGNVKELQTYNTLAIPRLVRDEEGLWDSSICLNFLDRFLTWMKEVVTKSGPDVVYMFSWKEPFLEVTVSEVLDGSDRFLPDWYLESGGNSASPFSFA; via the exons ATGAAGAGCTCTTCTCGTGAAACAGAAATTTTTCAGGCAAAGAAAGCTCGATCAAATGCTTCGAAAACGAAAAGCAGCTTTACCGTTTCTCCAATTGAAGCATTTCGTGGAGAGCTCCCTTTCTATCGTCAGCCGACTGAGGTCGGATGCTTCTCTCTTGACGACAAAAGGTCATTTCACGACGACAATCGACAATTAAGGCTTTTCTCACCTCCACACAATATAAACTTCGACCTTCGTGCTGGTTATAAAGATTTTGTGAAACGGGACGATGGAGAAAAAGAAGGCTTGGAGCATTTGTTACAATGGACAAATCGACACAAAGAGAAGTTTGAAATTATTCACAGCCCCACATCAGAGCGGTTTGCAAGAGAAAAGCCTCCTCTTCCAAG cttaCACACAGATTTTATAACGTGGAGAGGGCACTTAACAAAAATTATGTGTACTCCTTATGAAAAGAGAGACTCCTGGCAGATGGCAGCAACACTTTACAATGGAACGATTTACATAAGTGAGGTAGAAACGGAGGAAAACAGGCACAAGAGGGAAAACATGGAGGAAAAACATAAAGAAATGTGCTATTGGGGatacaactttgaaagctttgTCACTTCACCATTGGATAAGAATTCCAAACTCCAGAATGGCAAAGGAAAAGCTGGAAAATATGCCAACAATGACAGTGAGGCATTTATCACTGTGATCAGGACCAGACTTGACAAACATTCTTTGGTGTTTGGTGCTGAAGTGGATTGCTGTGCTGAG AAAAATGGAGCAGCACCAGCAAACTACATTGAACTGAAGACCTCCATTCAACCTCATCATCACAACCAGCATTTCAGCTTCAAACGCTACAAGCTCATCAAATGGTGGGCCCAGTCATACCTTGCTGGTGTACCAAAGATCATATGTGGCTTTCGAGATCACCATGGCAATGTCAAAGAACTTCAAACATACAATACTTTAGCAATACCTAGGCTGGTCAGGGATGAAGAAGGCTTGTGGGACTCCTCTATTTGCTTAAATTTTCTAGACAGATTCCTCACTTGGATGAAGGAAGTAGTTACAAAAAGTGGACCTGATGTTGTTTACATGTTCTCGTGGAAGGAACCATTTCTGGAAGTTACTGTTTCTGAGGTCTTGGATGGGTCTGACCGTTTTCTTCCGGACTGGTATTTGGAAAGTGGTGGCAATTCTGCCTCTCCTTTTAGCTTTGCATAG
- the LOC137970717 gene encoding uncharacterized protein, whose translation MATNLKKARKQISQPIGPQKSNNSSETTYNIWYNKNVGERGRSREKAHATSRCNIAQDSGITKGSERQWDGTFLCLKFARGCCPFGYECSWVHALPSNECVANFEAAKDCFGRERHEHVRDDQSGVGSFTAHPQTARTLYVGGVSVTSDAQSIVYKHFREWGEIDNIRVLESKDVAFVRYKNRSSAEFAMEAMQNQSLDHNEILNVRWATDDPNPWVVKRKQERSRELLANAVLKDYDGPLEISRLGAGCDNRPQKRQRRSRESQEQSEAVGYYPNTDDQYCQSDVSAGVEAKANHLLSNPVTGYPTASREQSKTLTELVKWSKEQALIFSQKTDMLDSRETKKEAGSGSLSLVSAYDSSSDGENEDKG comes from the coding sequence ATGGCCACCAATTTGAAAAAAGCTAGGAAGCAAATTTCTCAGCCAATTGGtcctcaaaaatcaaacaattcCTCCGAAACCACGTACAATATTTGGTATAACAAGAACGTTGGAGAGAGAGGTCGTTCGAGAGAAAAAGCGCACGCCACTTCTCGATGCAATATTGCTCAAGATAGCGGAATAACAAAAGGAAGTGAAAGACAGTGGGACGGAACGTTTCTGTGTTTGAAATTTGCCAGAGGTTGTTGTCCGTTTGGATATGAATGCTCCTGGGTGCATGCATTACCTTCGAATGAATGCGTTGCAAACTTTGAGGCTGCAAAAGATTGCTTTGGGAGAGAGAGACATGAACATGTACGCGATGACCAAAGCGGAGTTGGTTCGTTTACAGCCCATCCGCAAACAGCGAGGACACTTTACGTTGGTGGAGTATCCGTCACGTCTGATGCCCAATCAATTGTTTACAAACACTTCAGGGAATGGGGGGAAATCGATAATATCAGGGTGTTAGAATCGAAAGATGTTGCTTTTGTACGATACAAAAATCGCTCGAGTGCTGAATTCGCAATGGAAGCAATGCAGAATCAGTCACTGGATCACAATGAGATTTTAAATGTAAGGTGGGCGACGGATGATCCAAATCCTTGGGTTGTAAAGCGAAAGCAGGAAAGGAGCAGAGAACTGCTTGCTAATGCTGTACTTAAAGACTATGATGGACCACTTGAAATTTCACGCCTGGGAGCTGGCTGTGATAATCGGCCTCAAAAGCGTCAACGAAGAAGCCGTGAATCACAGGAGCAAAGTGAAGCAGTTGGTTACTATCCCAACACTGATGATCAGTATTGCCAGAGTGATGTGAGTGCTGGTGTTGAGGCAAAAGCAAATCATTTGCTTTCCAACCCAGTGACAGGTTACCCCACCGCAAGCAGAGAACAGTCTAAGACTCTGACTGAACTTGTGAAGTGGTCAAAAGAACAGGCCCTAATTTTTAGCCAAAAAACAGATATGTTGGATTCAAGGGAAACTAAAAAGGAAGCTGGATCAGGAAGCCTTTCACTGGTGTCTGCATATGATTCTTCCTCAGATGGTGAAAATGAAGACAAGGGCTGA
- the LOC137971485 gene encoding complex III assembly factor LYRM7-like, with product MKVFGGWAGAVNLNLNAQGLIKVLSCYRSRLKVFEGDQLALEAGKHRIRSEFAKHKNETDPTKILELVAVAESAEKFLRCNVLQGIQTDRGTFRLKITKDTELQKNAPRPSIKS from the exons ATGAAAGTGTTTGGGGGATGGGCTGGGGCTGTGAACTTAAATCTAAATGCACAGGGTTTAATAAAG GTGTTATCCTGCTACCGTTCACGACTTAAAGTCTTTGAAGGAGATCAACTTGCTTTAGAGGCTGGAAAACATAGGATACGTTCTGAGTTTGCTAAACACAAGAATGAGACTGATCCAACAAAAATATTAGAGCTTGTGGCTGTGGCAGAAAGTGCTGAGAAATTTCTGAGGTGTAATGTTCTGCAAGGAATTCAAACAGACAGAGGAACTTTCCGCTTAAAGATAACAAAGGATactgaacttcaaaaaaatgcTCCACGCCCAAGCATCAAAAGCTGA